One window from the genome of Pararhizobium gei encodes:
- a CDS encoding PBECR2 nuclease fold domain-containing protein: MFLDGEDVLSFAEFDVFSQPFKEQIDFFTQKRVKPTKVWTDAMRGIHDRAFVIAGATDTAMLSDFQTAISRAMSEGTGLDAFRKDFDRIVEQYGWKYKGEHGWRTRVIFETNIRTSYMAGRLKQMRDPDVIRLRPFWEYRHGETRQPKNPRARHLAWHGTILRHDDPWWNTHFPPNDWLCSCGVRTLSLADLKRRGKSGPDQAPGDLFTPIIDPVTGQLSERPQGVGYGWDYQPGHLWEQGLVPSSLMDQANPLLSNPRMAVSIDAPEPIDTLVAAAKPFAAKPLASGLGAEDYVRAFLKPFGADIGQAVLFEDAAGVKVPVSDQLFRDRQGEFKVFKRERSELLPLLAEALLDPDEIWIGVARKKDPVDAELEELIVDRRYIRADPKTGLLVIFEIGEKFWEGVTAYAALTKTGKPDLKTLDRRRGGKLVYTRPKRKRPR, encoded by the coding sequence GTGTTCCTCGACGGTGAGGACGTGCTTTCGTTTGCCGAGTTCGATGTCTTCAGCCAGCCGTTCAAGGAACAGATCGACTTTTTCACGCAGAAGCGGGTAAAGCCGACGAAGGTTTGGACCGATGCCATGCGCGGCATCCACGATCGCGCCTTCGTCATTGCCGGAGCAACCGACACGGCCATGCTGTCGGATTTCCAGACGGCGATCTCCAGGGCGATGAGCGAAGGCACCGGCCTGGACGCCTTCCGCAAGGACTTCGATCGCATCGTCGAGCAGTACGGCTGGAAATACAAGGGCGAGCACGGCTGGCGCACCCGCGTCATTTTCGAGACCAATATCCGGACCAGCTATATGGCGGGCCGGCTGAAGCAGATGCGCGATCCGGACGTCATCCGTCTGCGTCCCTTTTGGGAATATCGACACGGCGAAACCCGCCAGCCAAAAAATCCCCGTGCTCGGCATCTTGCATGGCATGGCACGATCCTGCGGCATGACGATCCGTGGTGGAACACGCATTTTCCGCCGAACGACTGGCTATGCTCCTGTGGCGTTAGAACCCTATCGCTCGCCGATCTTAAGCGGCGCGGCAAGTCGGGTCCGGACCAAGCGCCCGGCGACCTGTTCACGCCGATCATCGACCCTGTCACCGGGCAGCTTTCCGAACGGCCGCAAGGCGTCGGCTACGGCTGGGACTATCAGCCCGGCCATCTCTGGGAACAGGGGCTGGTACCGTCGTCGTTGATGGATCAGGCGAACCCGCTTCTTTCCAATCCGCGCATGGCCGTGTCGATCGACGCGCCCGAGCCGATCGACACTCTGGTCGCGGCCGCCAAGCCCTTTGCTGCCAAACCGCTCGCAAGCGGGCTTGGGGCCGAGGATTACGTTCGCGCTTTCCTGAAGCCGTTCGGAGCCGACATCGGTCAGGCCGTCCTCTTCGAGGATGCGGCCGGCGTCAAGGTGCCGGTCTCCGATCAGCTCTTTCGCGATCGCCAGGGGGAGTTCAAGGTCTTCAAGCGGGAGCGGTCGGAACTGTTGCCGCTGTTGGCGGAGGCATTGCTGGATCCCGACGAAATCTGGATCGGCGTTGCCCGCAAGAAAGACCCCGTTGATGCCGAGCTTGAGGAGTTGATCGTCGATCGCCGTTACATTCGTGCCGATCCCAAAACCGGCCTATTGGTCATTTTCGAGATCGGTGAGAAGTTCTGGGAAGGCGTCACGGCCTATGCCGCGTTGACCAAAACCGGAAAGCCGGATCTCAAGACACTCGATCGCAGGCGCGGCGGCAAGCTGGTCTACACGCGACCAAAACGAAAAAGGCCGAGGTGA
- a CDS encoding gp436 family protein, whose amino-acid sequence MTYATIDALVARAGEREILQVADRNSDGAADPDVIAEALANADNTIDGYIATQYVLPLPVIPGLVTTWAVSIARYWLHRNLPPENVVKDYDDAIAALKDVARGQIKLPLPSGATPTTNGGDYLIFAPAEVFGCDTLRGWR is encoded by the coding sequence ATGACCTACGCAACCATCGACGCACTTGTCGCCCGAGCCGGTGAACGGGAAATTCTGCAGGTTGCCGATCGGAACAGTGACGGCGCGGCGGATCCCGACGTGATCGCCGAGGCTCTCGCCAATGCCGACAATACGATCGACGGCTACATCGCCACGCAATACGTCCTGCCGCTGCCTGTTATCCCCGGCCTCGTGACCACCTGGGCCGTGTCGATCGCGCGCTATTGGCTGCACCGCAACCTGCCGCCAGAAAACGTCGTGAAGGATTACGACGACGCCATTGCCGCCCTGAAGGACGTCGCGCGCGGGCAGATCAAGCTGCCGCTGCCGAGCGGCGCGACCCCGACGACGAATGGTGGCGACTATCTGATTTTCGCGCCGGCCGAGGTGTTTGGCTGCGACACGCTGCGGGGCTGGCGATGA
- a CDS encoding major capsid protein has product MVKALNLRTAAVIDPILSTHARGYRNSTFISTALFPRVSIPNRSMRVIRFGKEAFRMLNTRRAPGTDKKRVQYGYASDAVALVQDALEGVVPVEHQEEAESVPGIDLGAGAINMVLDVLDLNLEYETAQIARNAASYDANHKLALVGAARWTGANSDPKADIDAGKEMIRRSIGRYPNTLTLGPNAGNGLKNHPKIKEQFKYTSKDSITTDMLAAYLDVKKVVIGSAVFLPETVDDAALANDVWGDDAILAYVPETGDNFQVPSYGYTYELRGYPLVEQPYFENKSDSWIYPTKVERRPILTGAEGGFLFQNAGAPAA; this is encoded by the coding sequence ATGGTCAAAGCCCTCAATCTGCGTACAGCCGCCGTCATCGATCCCATCCTCTCGACGCATGCGCGCGGCTATCGCAACTCGACCTTCATCTCGACCGCGCTGTTTCCACGCGTGTCGATCCCGAACCGCTCGATGCGAGTCATTCGTTTCGGTAAGGAAGCATTCCGGATGCTCAACACCCGGCGTGCGCCGGGTACAGACAAGAAGCGCGTCCAGTACGGCTATGCTTCCGATGCCGTCGCACTTGTCCAGGATGCACTCGAAGGCGTGGTTCCGGTCGAACACCAGGAAGAGGCCGAGAGCGTTCCCGGCATCGACCTCGGTGCGGGTGCCATCAACATGGTTCTCGATGTTCTCGATCTCAATCTGGAATACGAGACTGCCCAGATTGCCCGCAATGCCGCGTCCTACGACGCCAACCACAAGCTCGCCCTGGTCGGCGCGGCTCGCTGGACCGGCGCAAACAGCGACCCGAAGGCGGACATCGATGCCGGCAAGGAAATGATCCGCCGCTCGATCGGCCGCTATCCCAACACCCTCACGCTGGGTCCGAACGCCGGTAATGGTCTGAAGAACCACCCGAAGATCAAGGAGCAGTTCAAGTACACGTCGAAAGACAGCATCACAACGGACATGCTCGCTGCCTATCTGGACGTTAAAAAGGTGGTGATCGGCTCCGCCGTGTTCCTGCCGGAAACGGTCGATGATGCGGCGCTCGCAAACGACGTCTGGGGCGATGACGCCATCCTCGCCTATGTGCCTGAGACCGGCGACAATTTTCAGGTGCCATCCTACGGCTATACCTACGAACTGCGCGGTTATCCGCTGGTCGAGCAGCCGTATTTCGAGAACAAATCGGACAGCTGGATCTACCCGACCAAGGTCGAGCGCCGGCCGATCCTCACCGGAGCCGAAGGCGGCTTCCTCTTCCAGAACGCCGGCGCGCCGGCAGCGTAA
- a CDS encoding peptidoglycan recognition protein family protein, whose amino-acid sequence MSYRFRKPTRPVTRVFLHCSASDNPAHDNAATMDQWHKERGWAGIGYNLFIRKSGLLEIGRSLEVTPAAQAGHNTGTIAICLHGLKAENFTQAQFATLKSLCDQINVAYGGKVTFHGHCEVARKACPVFDYKRILSLDSGGHFPLVHLTTPSIETPTIGGIEHLEEPDMRGPSVLQFGDRGSAVEDLQKKLAALGYFPGRIDGDFGEKTRAAVLAFQADNHLVTDGKYGSGSREAMKKAKPAPVSAKRSAATLATLASEGSTIAKASLNTQVAGGIAAVGGILVTLNEASGILTKLTDSMGSIGDILDGLSQWQGAGIAALGIYVVLRSLAAGRNHVADYRSGKTA is encoded by the coding sequence ATGTCTTACCGTTTTCGCAAACCGACGCGCCCCGTAACGCGCGTTTTCCTGCATTGTTCCGCATCCGACAATCCAGCGCATGACAACGCCGCCACCATGGATCAGTGGCACAAGGAACGCGGCTGGGCCGGTATCGGCTACAACCTTTTCATCCGCAAGTCCGGCCTTCTGGAAATCGGCCGCAGTCTCGAGGTTACGCCGGCCGCCCAGGCTGGACACAACACCGGCACTATCGCGATTTGCCTGCATGGCCTCAAAGCCGAGAATTTTACCCAGGCACAGTTCGCAACTCTGAAGTCCCTCTGCGATCAGATCAACGTCGCTTATGGCGGCAAGGTGACCTTTCACGGACATTGCGAAGTCGCGCGCAAGGCATGCCCGGTGTTCGACTACAAGCGCATCCTGTCGCTTGATAGCGGCGGTCATTTCCCGTTGGTTCACCTGACAACGCCATCGATCGAGACGCCCACGATCGGCGGCATCGAGCATCTTGAGGAACCCGATATGCGTGGGCCATCCGTTCTGCAATTTGGAGACAGGGGCAGCGCTGTCGAGGATCTTCAGAAGAAGCTTGCTGCCCTGGGCTATTTCCCGGGCAGGATTGACGGTGATTTCGGCGAAAAGACACGAGCGGCGGTCCTGGCCTTCCAGGCGGACAACCATCTGGTCACCGACGGGAAATACGGGTCGGGCAGTCGCGAGGCGATGAAAAAGGCAAAGCCTGCCCCCGTGTCTGCGAAGCGTTCGGCCGCCACATTGGCAACGCTTGCAAGTGAGGGCTCGACGATCGCTAAGGCTTCCCTCAACACCCAGGTGGCTGGCGGAATTGCAGCGGTCGGCGGCATCCTCGTCACCTTGAACGAAGCGTCGGGCATCCTGACCAAGCTTACCGACAGCATGGGCTCGATCGGCGACATTCTTGACGGCCTCAGCCAGTGGCAGGGTGCCGGCATCGCGGCGCTCGGCATCTATGTCGTGCTGCGTTCTCTTGCGGCCGGCCGCAACCATGTTGCGGACTACAGGAGCGGCAAGACGGCATGA
- a CDS encoding capsid cement protein, which produces MQHFHDVLTDTAIPTTLFDAYDLISFNDGLIVADDVAVKGVAKHPCTEIGQPTAVILLGWARVRARGAIAKGDRLISAAAGGVKTAGATPANPFARALTAAADGEFVTILIR; this is translated from the coding sequence ATGCAGCATTTTCATGATGTCCTGACGGACACGGCGATTCCGACGACGCTGTTCGACGCCTACGACCTGATCAGTTTTAACGACGGGCTGATCGTGGCCGATGACGTCGCTGTCAAGGGTGTTGCAAAGCACCCCTGCACCGAAATCGGCCAGCCGACTGCCGTCATTCTCCTCGGCTGGGCGCGTGTTCGCGCACGCGGTGCCATCGCCAAGGGCGACAGGCTGATTTCCGCTGCGGCCGGTGGCGTCAAGACTGCCGGTGCAACACCGGCAAACCCCTTCGCCCGCGCCCTCACCGCCGCCGCTGACGGTGAATTCGTCACCATCCTAATCCGTTAA
- the terL gene encoding phage terminase large subunit: MRKRPVLKAKISAKDFRDSIANMADEFARWIELSVTAFPADPQARRERLAKLSHPLTGFQYFMETYLPHYVRGEHSLFHRHIFARVPEILATPKGARDLFIAPRGSSKSTHLSLGFALYCVVRGLKRYILEVCDVYSQAALLIEAIKAELSTNPRIQYDFPDVFGEGRVWREGEIVTRNNIRVEGLGALQKIRGRRHGPYRPDLMFFDDLENDEAVRSPDQRKKLESWVNRAALKVGPPDGTMDVIWVGTVLHFDAVLVRASKSPVWRVTEFQAIVKWPDRMDLWDRFEEVFQNDGEDPAREFYLSNQAEMDAGAVVNWPGVQPLIFLMFERAGSHDAFQTEYQNKPISDGNPFGKIVYWNVKISNLVYFGACDPSLGKNGKGRDPSAILIGGMDRLTGKMDVVEASIRKRLPDIIISDIIALQREYRAVLWFIEAIQFQEFLRTTLMAQAVREGVAISAIPINPTTDKMLRIERLQPPIAAGLIRLGSEQRTLIDQLQQWPNADHDDGPDCLDMLWQNTVHYSGGASAGSGGGVMTAADSESDALRGYRL; encoded by the coding sequence ATGAGGAAACGGCCCGTCCTGAAGGCGAAAATCAGCGCGAAGGATTTTCGCGATTCGATCGCCAACATGGCGGACGAATTCGCACGCTGGATCGAGTTGTCTGTAACGGCCTTTCCTGCCGATCCACAGGCAAGACGCGAGCGACTGGCGAAGCTTTCCCATCCGCTGACCGGTTTCCAGTATTTCATGGAGACCTATCTGCCGCATTATGTGCGGGGCGAGCACAGCCTCTTCCACCGGCATATTTTCGCGCGGGTGCCGGAAATCCTTGCCACGCCGAAAGGTGCACGAGACCTGTTTATCGCGCCCCGCGGTTCCTCGAAATCCACCCACCTTTCGCTCGGCTTTGCCCTGTATTGCGTGGTGCGTGGCCTGAAGCGTTACATTCTTGAGGTCTGCGACGTCTACAGTCAGGCCGCGCTGTTGATCGAAGCGATCAAGGCGGAGCTTTCGACCAACCCACGCATCCAGTACGATTTTCCCGACGTATTCGGCGAAGGCCGGGTCTGGCGCGAAGGCGAGATCGTCACGCGCAACAATATCCGTGTCGAGGGCCTGGGCGCTCTGCAGAAGATCCGTGGCCGTCGCCACGGTCCCTATCGCCCCGACCTGATGTTCTTCGACGATCTTGAGAATGATGAAGCGGTGCGGTCGCCCGATCAGCGCAAGAAGCTGGAGAGCTGGGTCAATCGCGCGGCGCTGAAGGTCGGCCCTCCCGATGGCACCATGGATGTCATCTGGGTTGGCACTGTCCTGCATTTTGACGCCGTCCTGGTCCGCGCCTCGAAGTCGCCGGTCTGGCGCGTCACCGAGTTTCAGGCGATCGTCAAATGGCCTGATCGCATGGACCTTTGGGACCGGTTCGAAGAAGTCTTCCAGAACGATGGCGAGGATCCTGCTCGGGAATTCTATCTTTCGAACCAGGCCGAGATGGACGCCGGCGCTGTCGTCAACTGGCCCGGCGTCCAACCGCTCATTTTCCTCATGTTCGAACGGGCCGGGTCGCATGACGCCTTCCAAACCGAATATCAGAACAAGCCGATTTCGGACGGTAACCCGTTCGGCAAGATCGTCTATTGGAACGTCAAGATTTCCAACCTGGTCTATTTCGGCGCATGCGATCCATCGCTTGGCAAGAACGGCAAGGGCCGCGATCCCTCCGCCATCCTGATCGGCGGTATGGACCGGCTGACAGGCAAGATGGACGTCGTCGAAGCGTCGATCCGCAAGCGTCTACCCGACATCATCATTTCCGACATCATTGCCTTGCAGCGGGAATACCGCGCCGTTCTCTGGTTCATCGAAGCTATCCAGTTCCAGGAGTTCCTGCGAACCACGCTCATGGCCCAGGCCGTTAGAGAAGGTGTCGCGATTTCCGCTATCCCGATTAACCCGACCACCGACAAGATGCTGCGCATCGAGCGCCTGCAGCCGCCGATCGCGGCCGGCCTGATCCGTCTCGGTTCCGAGCAACGAACCCTGATTGACCAGTTGCAGCAGTGGCCGAACGCCGACCATGACGACGGTCCCGACTGCCTCGACATGCTGTGGCAGAATACCGTTCACTATTCCGGCGGCGCGTCGGCCGGGAGCGGCGGTGGCGTCATGACAGCCGCTGATAGCGAGAGCGATGCACTAAGGGGTTACCGCCTATGA
- a CDS encoding helix-turn-helix domain-containing protein yields the protein MTAPAVPRSLQDIAETLGLPVVLKLVARFGGTEIKFPKHPDDQHAVIVALGKEDGRALCNFLSGGTIYVPHMRKRGSIRADVLALESAGKDRAEIARLLGVSQRWVRAMANKTSNTDQMKLFPD from the coding sequence TTGACCGCACCCGCCGTTCCGCGTTCGCTCCAGGATATTGCCGAGACCCTTGGTCTGCCGGTGGTGCTGAAGCTTGTCGCGCGTTTTGGCGGTACCGAGATCAAATTTCCGAAACATCCTGACGATCAGCACGCGGTTATAGTGGCTCTTGGCAAAGAGGATGGCCGTGCGCTATGTAACTTCCTATCCGGTGGAACTATCTATGTTCCGCACATGCGCAAGCGAGGTTCGATCCGGGCTGACGTTCTTGCTTTGGAGAGCGCTGGAAAAGACCGTGCTGAAATTGCACGGCTCCTCGGCGTTTCTCAGCGCTGGGTACGCGCCATGGCGAACAAGACATCGAATACCGATCAGATGAAGCTTTTCCCCGACTGA
- a CDS encoding regulatory protein GemA — translation MNATAIINIARQQLSIEEEAYRALLVRVTGVASLKEMSGRQHIAVIDELKRLGFRVKAGGKTLPPSPKPYIRLIHALWKSCHRAGVIEDGSRTALRTFAKGFVAPKDAKISVDPDLLTYDQARPIIEALKVMERRGKGKTDA, via the coding sequence ATGAACGCGACCGCCATCATCAACATTGCCCGCCAGCAGCTCAGCATCGAGGAGGAGGCCTATCGGGCGCTTCTCGTGCGCGTGACCGGCGTTGCATCCCTGAAGGAAATGTCCGGCCGGCAGCATATCGCCGTCATCGACGAGCTGAAGCGCCTCGGCTTCAGGGTCAAGGCCGGCGGCAAGACACTGCCGCCGTCGCCAAAACCCTATATCCGTTTGATCCATGCCTTGTGGAAATCTTGCCACCGTGCCGGCGTCATCGAGGACGGGTCGCGGACAGCCCTGCGTACTTTTGCGAAAGGCTTCGTCGCACCGAAGGATGCAAAGATTTCTGTCGATCCTGATCTTCTGACATATGACCAAGCCCGTCCGATCATCGAAGCGCTGAAGGTCATGGAGCGTCGCGGCAAGGGGAAAACCGATGCGTGA
- a CDS encoding phage virion morphogenesis protein, giving the protein MAPIVYTLELKSTEAREAVNRLVASMSNRQGFYKNVGEHLLNSTADNFRLERSPEGIPWKRLMPKTIAKREKLGQVPITILRARGRLAGSINMVATNEETRLGTPVPYAAIHQLGGEIKKKERQQTIYQRYNPKTDTLDQKFRRKSKSNFARDVTVKEHVINIPARPYLGASEADEKIIVGIAEEWLLSENPDFK; this is encoded by the coding sequence ATGGCCCCGATCGTCTACACGCTGGAACTGAAAAGCACGGAAGCTCGCGAGGCGGTCAACCGGCTGGTCGCCAGCATGTCGAACCGGCAGGGCTTCTATAAAAATGTGGGCGAGCACCTTCTCAATTCCACAGCCGACAACTTCAGGCTTGAGCGCAGCCCGGAAGGTATCCCTTGGAAACGGCTCATGCCCAAGACGATCGCCAAACGAGAAAAACTCGGCCAGGTGCCGATAACGATCCTGCGAGCCCGTGGCCGTCTGGCCGGGTCGATCAACATGGTCGCCACCAATGAGGAGACACGTTTAGGAACGCCCGTGCCTTATGCCGCTATCCATCAGCTCGGTGGCGAGATCAAAAAGAAGGAACGGCAGCAGACGATCTACCAGCGGTACAACCCAAAAACCGACACTCTGGATCAGAAATTTCGCCGGAAATCGAAGAGCAACTTTGCGCGAGACGTAACCGTCAAGGAGCACGTGATCAATATTCCCGCACGTCCCTATCTCGGTGCCTCTGAAGCGGATGAAAAGATCATAGTCGGCATCGCGGAAGAGTGGCTGCTCTCGGAAAACCCAGACTTCAAATAG
- a CDS encoding phage portal protein family protein, with protein MKTKSKAIAVQTRKNIPAAGTVLIANARNDITIPYYSGALQHADDTLIQRGGGKGLKIYDEIERDTHAFAMLQKRVKHLIARDWEVKAASTSALDIKAADFARDVYTNMISFDRLTEDMVSGAMLKGFAPTESVWARDGSRIIPEDVVTHDQRRFVFDENWRPRLLTWANMRDGLELPDRKFIVHRFGIKGNNPYGLGLGTRLFWPVLFKREGIAFWLHFLDKYAGPTVVGKTPYGVLSADQQKLLNTLQGIRTSAAVTVPVGTDVEFLEASRSGSVTYQDFLAYWDKAISICVNGETLTTDIGSSGSRAASETHADMLDLLVDGDGDLFSDTLREQFTTWLIEYNYPGAGIPSVYRLRPSNEKEKAEVRKAKADAATAENNAIGVILVTAGQIDDDKIAREYVTSFGLTDHLSDAAIDNLVEARFAFMEGGKRARDMREIAKTSATFAALFDGVKKKTMNA; from the coding sequence ATGAAGACCAAATCCAAAGCCATCGCCGTCCAGACCCGCAAGAACATACCGGCAGCCGGCACGGTACTGATCGCCAATGCCCGCAATGACATCACGATACCGTATTATTCCGGTGCCCTGCAGCACGCCGACGACACACTGATCCAACGCGGTGGTGGCAAGGGCCTGAAGATCTATGACGAGATCGAAAGGGATACACATGCTTTTGCCATGCTGCAGAAGCGGGTGAAGCATCTTATCGCGCGAGACTGGGAAGTTAAAGCCGCCAGCACCAGCGCACTTGACATTAAGGCGGCGGACTTTGCCCGCGACGTCTACACCAACATGATCTCGTTTGACCGTCTCACGGAAGATATGGTGTCTGGAGCGATGTTGAAGGGTTTCGCGCCCACGGAATCGGTCTGGGCCCGCGATGGCAGCCGTATCATTCCCGAGGACGTGGTCACGCACGATCAGCGCCGTTTTGTTTTCGACGAAAACTGGCGCCCCCGGTTACTGACCTGGGCGAACATGCGTGATGGATTGGAACTGCCCGATCGGAAGTTCATCGTCCATCGTTTCGGCATTAAGGGCAATAACCCTTACGGTCTCGGTCTTGGCACGCGATTGTTCTGGCCGGTTCTGTTCAAGCGGGAAGGTATCGCGTTCTGGCTACATTTCCTCGACAAATACGCGGGACCAACCGTCGTCGGTAAAACGCCCTATGGTGTCCTCTCCGCAGATCAGCAGAAATTGCTCAACACGCTACAGGGCATCAGAACCAGCGCGGCCGTGACGGTTCCGGTGGGCACGGACGTCGAATTCCTTGAGGCGTCCCGCTCGGGGTCGGTAACCTATCAGGACTTTCTAGCCTACTGGGACAAGGCTATCTCGATCTGTGTCAATGGCGAGACGTTGACCACGGATATAGGCAGTTCCGGATCTCGCGCCGCGTCCGAAACTCATGCTGACATGCTGGACCTGCTTGTCGACGGCGATGGCGACTTGTTTTCCGACACGCTTCGCGAACAGTTCACGACCTGGCTGATCGAATACAATTACCCTGGCGCAGGCATACCCTCCGTTTACCGCCTGCGACCATCCAACGAAAAGGAAAAAGCCGAAGTTCGGAAAGCGAAGGCGGACGCTGCGACTGCAGAAAATAATGCCATCGGTGTTATTCTCGTCACCGCCGGCCAAATCGACGATGACAAGATCGCACGGGAATACGTCACCTCGTTTGGTTTAACGGATCACCTCTCCGACGCCGCGATCGATAACCTGGTCGAGGCTCGCTTCGCCTTTATGGAGGGCGGCAAGCGCGCCCGCGACATGCGCGAGATTGCCAAAACATCGGCCACCTTCGCGGCGCTGTTCGACGGCGTAAAAAAAAAGACCATGAATGCGTAA
- a CDS encoding DUF7168 domain-containing protein, producing MPERIKITSAMNRETLKKRIAALRSKTTARGCSEAEALAAAEKAAALMAEYKISDIDLEICDVSVASKTAGHSVRDKLWNVLTRCTNTVAMVMPDGNRWQREFIGCAPGPDVAGYLYVVLDRAIDREIQSFKEGAFYRQRRNRKTRTAAVRDFTVGLVARLSIRLHLLFASEISAPSQELAIAAREERYPTSVAVKNRPHDIRFSQAAISGSIAGDGIPLSHGMRDGTEPPRLIGGGR from the coding sequence GTGCCTGAACGTATCAAAATTACGTCAGCCATGAACCGCGAAACCCTGAAAAAGCGCATTGCCGCCTTAAGGTCGAAGACCACGGCGCGCGGCTGCAGCGAGGCCGAGGCTCTTGCCGCAGCGGAAAAGGCAGCTGCGTTAATGGCCGAATACAAGATCTCCGATATTGATCTGGAAATCTGTGATGTATCTGTCGCTAGTAAAACCGCTGGCCATTCGGTTCGGGACAAGTTGTGGAATGTCCTCACCCGGTGCACCAATACAGTCGCCATGGTCATGCCGGACGGCAATCGGTGGCAGCGAGAATTCATCGGCTGCGCTCCAGGGCCAGACGTCGCGGGTTATCTCTATGTGGTTCTCGACAGAGCCATAGACCGTGAAATCCAGTCCTTCAAAGAAGGTGCATTCTACCGGCAGCGCCGCAACCGCAAAACCCGAACGGCCGCTGTCCGCGATTTTACCGTGGGGCTCGTAGCACGGCTGTCGATACGGCTACATCTGCTGTTTGCCAGCGAAATTTCAGCCCCGTCGCAGGAACTGGCAATAGCCGCTAGGGAGGAGCGATATCCGACAAGCGTCGCGGTGAAAAACCGGCCCCATGATATCCGGTTTTCACAGGCCGCTATTTCAGGCTCCATTGCAGGTGATGGCATTCCGCTGTCTCACGGCATGCGAGATGGAACAGAACCACCGCGACTGATTGGCGGTGGCAGATGA
- a CDS encoding DUF1804 family protein → MATDQDTRRKARSDYVYRRMTIATIALTLSISQATIGRWKKAAKASGDDWDMARSASIIAGEGIETVVSSVVEDFMIMAQSLLEQIKNDSLPMAEKVKHLVSLADAMTKMTAAAGKLAPKISELGVAQDVMRHLLDFVRQHFPHHAAVIQEIIEPFGERLSGLYTS, encoded by the coding sequence ATGGCGACGGATCAGGATACCCGCCGCAAGGCCCGCTCGGATTATGTCTATCGGCGGATGACCATTGCCACGATCGCTCTCACTCTTTCCATCAGTCAGGCCACAATTGGCCGCTGGAAGAAGGCAGCGAAGGCTTCCGGCGACGATTGGGATATGGCGCGATCCGCCAGCATCATTGCCGGTGAAGGCATCGAGACGGTGGTTTCGTCCGTCGTCGAAGACTTCATGATCATGGCGCAGTCGCTTCTTGAGCAGATCAAGAACGACAGCCTGCCCATGGCCGAAAAGGTCAAGCATCTCGTTTCCCTGGCGGATGCCATGACGAAAATGACGGCGGCGGCCGGCAAGCTCGCGCCGAAGATTTCGGAGCTTGGTGTTGCCCAGGACGTCATGCGGCATCTGCTCGACTTTGTGCGCCAGCATTTTCCGCACCATGCTGCGGTGATACAGGAAATCATCGAGCCCTTCGGTGAGCGGCTGTCCGGCCTGTACACGTCATGA
- a CDS encoding DUF3164 family protein, translated as MPITIPTSMPTEEINGIAYVRLAKNELKTLSSLKPEHIEEDELVRRLAAKAAAANEILVALREEIFSEVTALRDLLADKYGVKRGGSKGNITLSTVDTTLRLTIAIGDTLAFGPELEVAKELIDTCIRRWSEGSSNNIRALVDQAFQVDKKGKLNTDKILGLRRMKIEDETGDWEKAMNIIGDSVRTLSSKEYARFYMVDQQTGDDKPIRLDLANA; from the coding sequence ATGCCTATCACCATCCCAACCAGCATGCCTACCGAAGAGATCAACGGCATCGCCTATGTAAGGCTTGCCAAAAACGAGTTGAAAACCCTTTCGTCACTTAAACCGGAGCATATCGAAGAGGACGAACTGGTCCGGAGACTTGCGGCCAAGGCCGCAGCTGCCAATGAAATTTTGGTCGCTCTCCGTGAAGAGATTTTCTCGGAGGTCACAGCCCTGCGCGACCTCCTCGCTGACAAATACGGGGTTAAACGGGGCGGCTCGAAGGGCAATATCACCCTCTCGACCGTCGATACGACGCTACGCCTCACGATTGCGATCGGCGACACCCTCGCGTTCGGTCCCGAACTCGAAGTCGCCAAGGAACTGATCGACACGTGCATTCGTCGTTGGTCAGAGGGGTCGAGCAACAATATCCGTGCATTGGTCGATCAGGCATTTCAGGTTGACAAGAAGGGTAAGCTGAACACCGATAAAATCTTGGGTCTTCGGCGCATGAAGATCGAGGACGAAACAGGCGACTGGGAAAAGGCGATGAACATCATCGGCGATTCCGTTCGAACGCTTTCCTCCAAGGAATATGCCCGCTTTTACATGGTCGATCAGCAGACCGGCGACGACAAGCCGATCCGCCTCGATCTTGCCAACGCGTGA